One stretch of Actinacidiphila sp. DG2A-62 DNA includes these proteins:
- a CDS encoding cysteine hydrolase family protein, with protein sequence MSTLENRPHTALIVIDVQNGVVEGGHERDRVVANIDTLVAKARREGVPVVWVQHSDEGLVRGSEEWRIVPELVPGDAEPLVHKNYGDSFEATELEEVLAGLGVGRLIVTGASTDACVRSTLHGAFTRGYDTTLVSDAHTTEDQTAWGAPPPAQVIAHTNLYWTYQSAPGRTAGTVETKAVDFGAASA encoded by the coding sequence ATGAGCACACTGGAGAACCGCCCGCACACCGCACTGATCGTCATCGACGTGCAGAACGGCGTGGTGGAGGGCGGCCACGAGCGGGACAGGGTGGTCGCCAACATCGACACCCTGGTGGCGAAGGCGCGCCGCGAGGGCGTGCCCGTCGTATGGGTCCAGCACTCCGACGAGGGCCTGGTGCGCGGCAGCGAGGAGTGGCGGATCGTCCCCGAGCTGGTTCCCGGCGACGCCGAGCCGCTGGTGCACAAGAACTACGGCGACTCTTTCGAGGCCACCGAACTGGAGGAGGTGCTCGCCGGCCTCGGCGTGGGCCGTCTGATAGTCACCGGAGCGTCGACCGACGCGTGCGTGCGGTCCACCCTGCACGGCGCGTTCACCCGGGGCTACGACACCACGCTGGTGAGCGACGCGCACACCACCGAGGACCAGACCGCGTGGGGCGCCCCGCCGCCGGCCCAGGTCATCGCGCACACCAACCTCTACTGGACCTACCAGTCGGCGCCCGGCCGCACCGCCGGCACCGTCGAGACCAAGGCGGTCGACTTCGGCGCGGCGTCCGCCTGA
- a CDS encoding DNA topoisomerase IB: MRLTVGDPSRPGWTRRPCGRGFRYFAADGEPVRDADDLARLRSLAIPPAWREVWICPRPSGHLQAVGTDAAGRRQYLYHPEFRRQQEQSKHEHVLVVAERLPAVRKAVADRLATRGLNRERVLACAVRLLDVGFFRVGSDAYSRENGTYGLTTVLREHVTCRADEVAFDYPAKGARQRVVALTDPDVRKAVTELRRRRGGGDRLLAYWEHRRWHDVHSEDLNACLRELADVPVSAKDFRTWHATVLAAVALAVSARVAGGRTVARTRAVNRAVREVAHYLGNTPAVCRASYINPRVVELFHEGVTVDLDFDALGADTPYGTPAMQGRIEDAVLRLLTR; encoded by the coding sequence ATGCGGCTGACGGTCGGCGATCCCTCGCGTCCTGGGTGGACCAGGCGCCCGTGCGGGCGCGGGTTCCGGTACTTCGCCGCGGACGGCGAACCGGTGCGGGACGCGGACGACCTCGCGCGCCTGCGCTCCCTGGCCATCCCGCCGGCCTGGCGGGAGGTGTGGATCTGCCCGCGGCCCTCCGGCCACCTCCAGGCGGTCGGCACCGACGCCGCCGGGCGCCGCCAGTACCTCTACCACCCGGAGTTCCGGCGGCAGCAGGAGCAGAGCAAGCACGAGCACGTGCTCGTCGTGGCGGAGCGGCTGCCGGCGGTGCGCAAGGCGGTGGCCGACCGGCTGGCCACCCGCGGCCTGAACCGCGAGCGGGTGCTGGCCTGCGCGGTGCGCCTGCTCGACGTGGGGTTCTTCCGCGTCGGCTCGGACGCCTACAGCCGGGAGAACGGCACCTACGGGCTGACCACGGTGCTGCGCGAGCACGTGACCTGCCGCGCGGACGAGGTCGCCTTCGACTACCCCGCCAAGGGCGCCAGGCAGCGGGTCGTCGCGCTGACGGACCCGGACGTGCGCAAGGCCGTCACCGAGCTGCGCAGGCGCCGGGGCGGCGGCGACCGGCTGCTGGCCTACTGGGAGCACCGGCGGTGGCACGACGTGCACAGCGAGGACCTGAACGCCTGCCTGCGCGAACTGGCGGACGTCCCGGTGTCCGCGAAGGACTTCCGCACCTGGCACGCCACCGTGCTGGCGGCGGTGGCGCTGGCCGTGTCGGCGAGGGTCGCGGGCGGACGGACGGTGGCCCGCACCCGCGCGGTCAACCGGGCGGTCCGCGAGGTGGCGCACTACCTCGGCAACACCCCCGCGGTGTGCCGCGCCTCGTACATCAACCCGCGGGTGGTCGAGCTGTTCCACGAGGGCGTCACCGTCGATCTGGACTTCGACGCGCTCGGCGCGGACACGCCCTACGGGACCCCGGCCATGCAGGGCCGCATCGAGGACGCGGTGCTCCGCCTGCTCACCCGGTGA
- a CDS encoding helix-turn-helix transcriptional regulator → MDDATPTRPGWTFLTNHARVLAAIARDPGVRVRDIATRCLLTERAVQKIIAELEEAGYLEHTRVGRTNHYTIKDETPLRHPADVGPTVADLLALLAVQRRAEAHPEYQAPPENGSDGDRSDGDGS, encoded by the coding sequence ATGGACGATGCCACGCCGACCCGCCCAGGATGGACCTTCCTGACCAACCACGCACGGGTGCTCGCCGCCATCGCGCGCGACCCCGGGGTACGGGTACGCGACATCGCCACCAGATGCCTGCTCACCGAGCGCGCCGTGCAGAAGATCATCGCGGAGCTGGAGGAGGCCGGCTACCTGGAGCACACCCGGGTGGGCCGGACGAACCACTACACGATCAAGGACGAGACGCCGCTGCGGCACCCCGCCGACGTCGGGCCGACGGTGGCCGACCTGCTGGCCCTGCTGGCGGTGCAGCGCCGGGCCGAGGCCCACCCCGAGTACCAGGCCCCGCCGGAGAACGGGTCCGACGGGGACCGGTCCGACGGCGACGGGTCCTGA
- a CDS encoding STAS domain-containing protein, with the protein MGVALTPPAARTVRDLRGRLVIRLTEDGGRSRAALTGEIDLDNVPMLRDALGDSLRLAEEGLDVDLSGVRFLDCSGLNVLLALRRTAAAYGCDLRMVNPSGPVSRLLMITGTQALLTAASAPTAAQP; encoded by the coding sequence GTGGGGGTAGCCCTCACGCCGCCCGCCGCCCGGACGGTCAGGGACCTGCGCGGCCGGCTCGTCATCCGGCTCACCGAGGACGGCGGCCGGTCCCGCGCCGCGCTCACCGGCGAGATCGACCTCGACAACGTGCCGATGCTGCGTGACGCGCTGGGGGACAGCCTGCGGCTCGCCGAGGAGGGACTGGACGTCGATCTGAGCGGCGTGCGCTTCCTGGACTGCTCAGGGCTGAACGTCCTGCTCGCGCTGCGCCGCACGGCGGCGGCCTACGGGTGCGACCTGCGGATGGTGAACCCGTCGGGGCCGGTCTCCCGGCTGCTCATGATCACCGGCACGCAGGCGCTGCTCACCGCCGCGTCCGCTCCGACCGCCGCGCAGCCGTAG
- a CDS encoding LysR family transcriptional regulator → MSDVFPPPVRADLGPDLDLRLVRYFTVVAEQASFGRAAAALHLAQPSLSRQIRRLEAQLGVRLLDRTSRGSVLTAAGRAFLPQARAVLQAARTAMASAREAEPPRSVTIGHVDDVVVTPAVRDLHRRRPDARVRTRHLTSRTAHDALIGRQVDALVARSPFAFPAEGLRISVLYEEPRVLVVPIAHRLAGKDAVGPADFAQ, encoded by the coding sequence GTGTCCGACGTCTTTCCGCCGCCCGTGCGCGCCGATCTCGGCCCGGACCTCGATCTGCGGCTGGTGCGCTATTTCACCGTCGTCGCCGAGCAGGCGAGCTTCGGCCGTGCCGCCGCCGCGCTGCACCTCGCGCAGCCGTCGCTCAGCCGCCAGATCCGGCGTCTGGAGGCCCAGTTGGGGGTGCGGCTGCTCGACCGCACCTCGCGGGGCAGCGTGCTGACGGCGGCGGGGCGGGCGTTCCTGCCGCAGGCCAGGGCGGTGCTGCAGGCCGCGCGCACCGCCATGGCCAGCGCGCGCGAGGCGGAGCCGCCGCGGTCGGTGACCATCGGCCACGTCGACGACGTGGTGGTCACCCCGGCGGTGCGGGACCTGCACCGCCGGCGGCCGGACGCGCGGGTCCGCACCCGGCACCTGACCAGCCGCACCGCGCACGACGCGCTGATCGGCCGGCAGGTGGACGCGCTGGTCGCGCGGTCGCCGTTCGCCTTCCCGGCGGAGGGGCTGCGGATCAGCGTGCTGTACGAGGAGCCGCGGGTGCTGGTGGTGCCGATCGCGCACCGGTTGGCGGGCAAGGACGCGGTGGGGCCGGCGGACTTCGCGCAGTAG
- a CDS encoding CDGSH iron-sulfur domain-containing protein, which translates to MHSAPDDARGAGSARAAGDARAPGDITAPGDVTAPGSSEDARAPGGARGEARRVRLVRGGPVLVEGPVTVVGDDGVPVTSDRFMVALCTCRRSRRYPWCDTSHRRRTGTRDTPHDEEKEGPR; encoded by the coding sequence GTGCACAGCGCTCCTGACGACGCCCGCGGTGCCGGCAGCGCCCGCGCAGCGGGCGACGCCCGCGCCCCCGGCGACATCACCGCCCCCGGCGACGTCACCGCCCCCGGGTCGTCCGAGGACGCCCGCGCGCCCGGCGGCGCCCGCGGCGAGGCGCGCCGCGTCCGTCTCGTCCGCGGCGGGCCGGTGCTGGTGGAGGGGCCGGTGACGGTCGTGGGCGACGACGGTGTGCCGGTCACCTCCGACCGCTTCATGGTGGCGCTGTGCACCTGCCGTCGCAGCCGGCGCTATCCGTGGTGCGACACCAGCCACCGGCGCAGGACCGGGACCAGGGACACGCCCCACGACGAGGAGAAGGAGGGTCCGCGATGA
- a CDS encoding SsgA family sporulation/cell division regulator has translation MTRRADETRPLKATVIGTLDLSGDHDAAVAPVAADLVYRPRDPLAVNMVLRGPDGVEVGWTFAWELLARGLRGPAGEGDVRVRPLHGAGSLIEVALATSFGVRMHFPARAVDDFVRKVRARADADAEGVPRALEAALATITQQA, from the coding sequence GTGACGCGGCGAGCTGACGAGACGCGGCCACTCAAGGCGACGGTCATCGGCACACTCGACCTCTCCGGCGACCATGACGCGGCCGTCGCCCCCGTCGCCGCGGACCTGGTCTACCGGCCCCGCGACCCCCTCGCGGTGAACATGGTGCTGCGCGGGCCCGACGGCGTGGAGGTCGGCTGGACCTTCGCGTGGGAGCTGCTCGCCCGGGGCCTGCGCGGCCCCGCCGGCGAGGGCGATGTGAGGGTCCGTCCGCTGCACGGCGCCGGGTCCCTGATCGAGGTGGCGCTCGCCACCTCCTTCGGCGTGCGGATGCACTTCCCCGCCCGCGCCGTCGACGACTTCGTCCGCAAGGTGAGGGCCCGCGCGGACGCGGACGCGGAAGGCGTCCCCCGGGCGCTGGAGGCCGCGCTCGCGACGATCACGCAGCAGGCGTAG
- a CDS encoding SDR family oxidoreductase yields the protein MGAYDGRNVVIIGGSSGLGLVTAGLLADGGARVLVTGRTQAKLDAAREQLGPDAVAVRSDAADLSDIDALAERVKAELGGVDALFVNAGITHFAPLAGTAEEDYDRVLAVNTKGPYFTVQKLAPLLNDGAGVVMTTSVADVKGLDMLSVYSASKAALRSLTRTMARELLPRGIRVNAVSPGPIDTGILDASMPAEAVEQLKADLVASVPMQRFGTSLEVARAVAFLAFDATFTTGSELAVDGGGSQL from the coding sequence ATGGGCGCCTATGACGGCAGGAACGTCGTGATCATCGGGGGCAGCAGCGGGCTCGGGCTCGTGACCGCCGGACTGCTGGCCGACGGGGGAGCGCGGGTGCTGGTCACCGGCCGCACCCAGGCCAAGCTGGACGCCGCCCGCGAACAGCTCGGACCGGACGCGGTGGCCGTGCGCAGCGACGCCGCCGACCTGTCCGACATCGACGCGCTGGCCGAGCGGGTGAAGGCCGAACTCGGCGGGGTGGACGCGCTGTTCGTGAACGCGGGCATCACCCACTTCGCGCCCCTCGCCGGCACCGCCGAGGAGGACTACGACCGGGTGCTCGCGGTCAACACCAAGGGCCCGTACTTCACCGTGCAGAAGCTCGCGCCGCTGCTGAACGACGGCGCCGGCGTGGTGATGACCACCTCGGTCGCCGACGTCAAGGGCCTGGACATGCTCAGCGTGTACTCCGCGAGCAAGGCCGCGCTGCGCTCGCTGACCCGGACCATGGCCCGCGAGCTGCTGCCGCGCGGCATCCGCGTCAACGCGGTCAGCCCCGGACCGATCGACACCGGCATCCTGGACGCGTCGATGCCGGCGGAGGCGGTCGAGCAGCTGAAGGCGGACCTGGTCGCCAGTGTTCCGATGCAGCGGTTCGGCACCTCGCTGGAGGTCGCCCGCGCGGTCGCGTTCCTGGCCTTCGACGCCACGTTCACCACCGGCTCGGAGCTGGCGGTGGACGGCGGCGGCTCGCAGCTGTGA
- a CDS encoding HemK2/MTQ2 family protein methyltransferase: protein MGRAPAPARAPRLVTVPGVYRPQHDSRILMRALCAEPVGPGTDLLDLGTGSGVLALCAARLGARVTAVDVSRRAVLCARVNAALAGHRVTVRRHDLSPPGRAFDVVVSNPPYVPAPGGPPPRHGAARAWDAGHDGRAVLDRVCAAAPKVLRPGGVLLMVHSGMCGAQTTLRQLADAGLAARVVARERVPLGPVLHARRSWLSGRGLLQDGEDTEELVVIRAQRS, encoded by the coding sequence ATCGGCCGCGCCCCCGCGCCGGCCCGTGCTCCACGACTGGTGACGGTGCCGGGGGTGTACCGGCCGCAGCACGACTCCCGCATCCTGATGCGGGCGCTGTGCGCCGAGCCCGTCGGGCCCGGCACGGACCTGCTGGACCTCGGCACCGGCAGCGGCGTGCTGGCGCTGTGCGCGGCCCGGCTGGGCGCGCGGGTCACGGCGGTCGACGTGTCGCGGCGCGCGGTGCTGTGCGCGCGGGTCAACGCCGCGCTGGCCGGGCACCGCGTGACGGTGCGCCGCCACGACCTCTCGCCGCCCGGGCGCGCCTTCGACGTGGTGGTCAGCAACCCGCCGTACGTCCCCGCGCCGGGCGGTCCACCGCCCCGGCACGGCGCGGCACGCGCGTGGGACGCCGGGCACGACGGACGCGCGGTGCTGGACCGGGTCTGCGCCGCCGCGCCGAAGGTGCTGCGCCCCGGCGGGGTGCTGCTGATGGTGCACTCCGGCATGTGCGGCGCGCAGACCACGCTGCGGCAGCTCGCGGACGCGGGCCTGGCCGCCCGGGTGGTGGCGCGCGAGCGGGTGCCGCTCGGGCCGGTGCTGCACGCGCGGCGGTCCTGGCTGAGCGGCCGGGGCCTGCTCCAGGACGGCGAGGACACCGAGGAACTGGTGGTCATCCGTGCACAGCGCTCCTGA
- a CDS encoding ATP-dependent Clp protease ATP-binding subunit produces MTSGFPGPDGDPLGEFFARFFGGPQPGPRHVDIGRLLSQPARELVQGAAQYAAEHGSRDLDTEHLLRAALAAEPTRSLLSRAGADPDSLASAIDERLGPARPPAGGGLPPSIALTPAAKRALLDAHDVARADGAGYIGPEHLLSALAANPDSAAGHLLGGAPAGSAGGPFGQGPAGSAGPAFGAPAAAPGAGPAGPGGERPSATPTLDGYGRDLTDLAAKGRIDPVIGREQEIEQTIEVLSRRGKNNPVLIGDAGVGKTAVVEGLAQHIVDGDVPDVLIGRRVVALDLTAVVAGTRYRGDFEERLNTLVSEIRAHSDELVVFIDELHTVVGAGGGGEGGSMDAGNILKPALARGELHVVGATTLEEYRRIEKDAALARRFQPIMVPEPSVADTLEILRGLRDRYEAHHQVRYTDEALAAAVELSDRYLTDRRLPDKAIDLIDQAGARVRLRSRTRGADVRAMERELEKLTLDKDQAVADESYEEASRLRDGIAALRRRIAEAGGDGGADDGQHLEVTAEAIAEVVSRQTGIPVASLTQEERDRLLGLEEHLHRRVVGQDEAVTVVADAVLRSRAGMASPDRPIGSFLFLGPTGVGKTELARALAEALFGSDERMVRLDMSEYQERHTVSRLVGAPPGYVGYEEAGGCTEAVRRHPYSLLLLDEVEKAHPDVFNLLLQVLDDGRLTDAQGRTVDFSNTVVVMTSNLGSEAVSRRGAGIGFGPGGAEADEEARREQVLRPLREHFRPEFLNRVDEIVVFRQLTAEQLRQITDLLLERTRRLLHAQGVTVEFTAAAVDWLAARGHQPEYGARPLRRTIQREIDNRLSRLLLDGRIGEGDRVTVDIADGRPVFETAPVP; encoded by the coding sequence ATGACCAGCGGCTTCCCCGGACCGGACGGCGACCCCCTCGGTGAGTTCTTCGCCCGCTTCTTCGGCGGCCCCCAGCCGGGCCCCCGGCACGTCGACATCGGCCGCCTGCTCAGCCAGCCGGCCCGCGAGCTGGTCCAGGGCGCGGCGCAGTACGCCGCCGAGCACGGCAGCCGCGACCTGGACACCGAGCACCTGCTGCGCGCGGCGCTGGCGGCCGAGCCGACCCGTTCGCTGCTGAGCCGGGCCGGCGCGGACCCGGACTCGCTCGCGTCCGCCATCGACGAGCGCCTGGGGCCGGCGCGGCCCCCGGCCGGCGGGGGCCTGCCGCCCTCGATCGCGCTGACCCCGGCGGCCAAGCGGGCGCTGCTCGACGCGCACGACGTGGCACGCGCCGACGGCGCCGGCTACATCGGCCCCGAGCACCTGCTGAGCGCGCTCGCCGCCAACCCCGACTCGGCCGCGGGCCACCTGCTGGGCGGCGCGCCGGCCGGGAGCGCCGGCGGGCCGTTCGGGCAGGGTCCGGCCGGGAGCGCCGGGCCGGCCTTCGGCGCCCCCGCGGCGGCGCCCGGGGCCGGTCCGGCCGGGCCCGGGGGCGAGCGGCCGAGCGCGACGCCGACCCTGGACGGGTACGGGCGGGACCTGACCGACCTGGCGGCGAAGGGGCGCATCGACCCGGTGATCGGGCGGGAGCAGGAGATCGAGCAGACCATCGAGGTGCTCTCCCGGCGCGGCAAGAACAACCCGGTGCTCATCGGCGACGCGGGCGTCGGCAAGACCGCCGTGGTGGAGGGGCTGGCCCAGCACATCGTCGACGGCGACGTGCCGGACGTGCTGATCGGCCGCCGGGTGGTCGCGCTCGACCTGACCGCCGTGGTTGCGGGCACCCGCTACCGCGGCGACTTCGAGGAGCGGCTGAACACGCTGGTCTCGGAGATCCGTGCTCACTCCGACGAACTGGTCGTCTTCATCGACGAACTGCACACGGTGGTCGGCGCGGGCGGGGGCGGCGAGGGCGGGTCGATGGACGCCGGCAACATCCTCAAGCCCGCGCTGGCCCGGGGCGAGCTGCACGTGGTGGGCGCGACGACGCTGGAGGAGTACCGGCGGATCGAGAAGGACGCCGCGCTGGCCCGGCGGTTCCAGCCGATCATGGTGCCCGAGCCGTCCGTCGCGGACACCCTGGAGATCCTGCGCGGGCTGCGCGACCGCTACGAGGCGCACCACCAGGTCCGCTACACCGACGAGGCGCTGGCGGCCGCCGTCGAGCTGTCCGACCGGTACCTGACCGACCGGCGGCTGCCGGACAAGGCCATCGACCTGATCGACCAGGCCGGCGCGCGGGTGCGGCTGCGCTCCCGGACCAGGGGCGCCGACGTGCGGGCGATGGAGCGCGAGCTGGAGAAGCTGACCCTGGACAAGGACCAGGCGGTCGCCGACGAGAGCTACGAGGAGGCGTCCCGGCTGCGGGACGGCATCGCGGCGCTGCGGCGGCGGATCGCCGAGGCCGGCGGGGACGGCGGCGCGGACGACGGACAGCACCTGGAGGTCACCGCGGAGGCGATCGCCGAGGTGGTGTCGCGGCAGACCGGCATCCCCGTCGCCAGCCTCACCCAGGAGGAGCGGGACCGCCTGCTCGGTCTGGAGGAGCACCTGCACCGCCGGGTGGTGGGCCAGGACGAGGCGGTCACCGTGGTCGCCGACGCGGTGCTGCGCTCGCGCGCCGGGATGGCGAGCCCGGACCGGCCGATCGGCAGCTTCCTGTTCCTCGGCCCGACCGGCGTCGGCAAGACGGAGCTGGCGCGGGCGCTGGCGGAGGCGCTGTTCGGCAGCGACGAGCGGATGGTCCGGCTGGACATGAGCGAGTACCAGGAGCGGCACACCGTCAGCCGGCTGGTGGGCGCGCCGCCCGGCTACGTCGGGTACGAGGAGGCCGGCGGCTGCACCGAGGCCGTGCGCCGGCACCCGTACTCGCTGCTGCTGCTCGACGAGGTGGAGAAGGCGCACCCGGACGTGTTCAACCTCCTGCTGCAGGTGCTGGACGACGGGCGGCTGACGGACGCGCAGGGCCGCACGGTGGACTTCAGCAACACCGTCGTGGTGATGACCAGCAACCTGGGCTCGGAGGCGGTCTCCCGGCGCGGCGCGGGCATCGGCTTCGGGCCCGGCGGCGCGGAGGCGGACGAGGAGGCGCGGCGCGAGCAGGTGCTGCGGCCGCTGCGGGAGCACTTCAGGCCCGAGTTCCTCAACCGCGTCGACGAGATCGTGGTCTTCCGGCAGCTCACCGCCGAGCAGTTGCGGCAGATCACCGACCTGCTGCTGGAGCGGACCCGGCGGCTGCTGCACGCCCAGGGCGTGACGGTGGAGTTCACCGCCGCGGCCGTGGACTGGCTCGCCGCGCGCGGCCACCAGCCGGAGTACGGCGCGCGTCCGCTGCGGCGGACGATCCAGCGCGAGATCGACAACCGGCTCTCCCGGCTGCTGCTGGACGGCCGGATCGGCGAGGGCGACCGGGTCACGGTGGACATCGCCGACGGCCGCCCGGTCTTCGAGACCGCGCCTGTTCCGTGA
- a CDS encoding PP2C family protein-serine/threonine phosphatase — protein sequence MASKRVRANAGRRTRLIRARAFGDLLEASHLMTWEQLPRIVARYAAAAGWPDAVIYLADLQQERLYRLPDDPSPAAGDPQAPDGPTGPVGLDGTSAELAIDGTMAGRVFQRGEVAASAAAAGSASAHLWIPLLDGTERIGVLRVGAPGARVTMDEDLGKLAALVAMLVVSKRSTTDSYARLVRRRRMRVAAEMEWRLMPPRTFATDRVLISAVMEPAYDISGDAFDYALAGDVAHLALFDAMGHDTAAGLTVNLAVAASRNQRRTGADMVATAEAVDRALAGQFDGARYATGLLSRLHLGTGVLSWISLGHPPPLLIRGGRVPIALEGEPAPPMGLGLGPPPLVHRGQLEPGDRLVVYSDGITEARNPHGEEFGIERLVDFLIMHHADGLPLPEMLRRLVRHHLEYHHGRLGDDATIMLLEWHGPTAYRTAALRTLVGLPHSG from the coding sequence ATGGCCAGCAAGCGTGTCCGCGCGAACGCGGGCCGGCGCACGCGTCTGATCCGGGCGCGCGCGTTCGGCGACCTGCTCGAGGCCAGCCACCTGATGACGTGGGAGCAGCTGCCGCGCATCGTGGCGCGCTACGCGGCCGCGGCCGGGTGGCCGGACGCGGTGATCTACCTCGCCGACCTCCAGCAGGAACGCCTCTACCGGCTGCCCGACGACCCGTCGCCCGCGGCCGGCGACCCGCAGGCTCCCGACGGCCCGACCGGCCCGGTCGGCCTGGACGGCACGTCCGCGGAGCTCGCGATCGACGGCACCATGGCCGGGCGGGTCTTCCAGCGCGGCGAGGTCGCCGCGTCGGCCGCCGCCGCGGGCTCGGCGTCCGCGCACCTGTGGATCCCGCTGCTCGACGGGACCGAGCGGATCGGCGTCCTGCGGGTCGGCGCACCCGGCGCGCGGGTCACGATGGACGAGGACCTCGGCAAGCTCGCCGCGCTGGTCGCGATGCTGGTGGTCAGCAAGCGGTCCACCACCGACTCCTACGCCCGGCTGGTGCGCAGACGGCGGATGCGGGTGGCCGCCGAGATGGAGTGGCGGCTGATGCCGCCGCGCACCTTCGCCACCGACCGGGTGCTGATCAGCGCCGTCATGGAGCCCGCGTACGACATCAGCGGCGACGCGTTCGACTACGCGCTGGCCGGCGACGTCGCGCACCTGGCGCTGTTCGACGCGATGGGCCACGACACCGCGGCGGGGCTGACGGTGAACCTGGCGGTCGCCGCGAGCCGCAACCAGCGCCGTACGGGCGCCGACATGGTCGCCACGGCCGAGGCGGTGGACCGGGCGCTGGCCGGGCAGTTCGACGGCGCGCGCTACGCCACCGGTCTGCTGAGCCGGCTGCACCTGGGCACCGGCGTGCTGTCGTGGATCAGCCTCGGCCATCCGCCGCCCCTCCTGATCCGCGGCGGACGCGTGCCGATCGCGCTGGAGGGCGAGCCGGCGCCGCCGATGGGACTGGGCCTCGGGCCGCCGCCCTTGGTGCACCGGGGGCAGTTGGAGCCCGGCGACCGGCTGGTCGTCTACAGCGACGGCATCACCGAGGCGCGCAACCCGCACGGCGAGGAGTTCGGCATCGAGCGCCTGGTGGACTTCCTGATCATGCACCACGCCGACGGGCTACCGCTGCCGGAGATGCTGCGCCGGCTGGTCCGCCACCATCTGGAGTACCACCACGGCAGACTGGGCGACGACGCGACGATCATGCTGCTGGAGTGGCACGGCCCGACCGCGTACCGCACGGCGGCGCTGCGCACGCTGGTGGGACTGCCGCACAGCGGCTGA